The following are encoded in a window of Sulfitobacter sp. S190 genomic DNA:
- the proB gene encoding glutamate 5-kinase, translating into MATLTAAKRVVIKIGSALLVDRVTGKLRTEWLTALAADVAWLKALGTDVVIVSSGSIAMGRGALDLGLGTLALEQSQAAAAVGQIRLARAYEEALEPHGIITAQVLVTLEDSADRRRYLNSRATLETLLALGTVPIVNENDTVATDEIRFGDNDRLAAQIAVTVGADQLVLLSDVDGFYTANPADDPTAQRFDIVDRITPEIEAMAGDAGSGLSKGGMKTKLMAAKTATAAGCAMAITEGSIMRPLSALEEGANATWFAAQTDPQAARKGWITAMKPQGSVTLDAGAVTALARGKSLLPAGVVQVTGDFARGDAVSLIGPDGAVIGSGLVRYAAAEARAIQGHHSRDIEPLLGYPGRAALIHRDDMALGRLPEEVTVST; encoded by the coding sequence TGTGGCATGGCTCAAGGCCCTTGGCACCGACGTTGTCATTGTATCGTCCGGGTCCATTGCGATGGGACGCGGCGCGTTGGACCTTGGCCTTGGCACTCTCGCGCTGGAACAATCCCAAGCAGCCGCCGCGGTCGGTCAGATCCGCCTTGCACGCGCCTACGAAGAAGCGCTTGAACCGCATGGCATCATCACCGCCCAAGTGCTTGTCACACTTGAAGATTCCGCTGATCGCCGCCGCTATCTCAACAGCCGCGCTACTTTAGAGACCCTGCTGGCATTGGGAACCGTGCCGATCGTCAATGAAAACGACACGGTTGCCACAGACGAGATCAGGTTCGGCGACAACGACAGGCTTGCCGCGCAGATTGCGGTCACTGTCGGGGCCGATCAGCTTGTCCTGCTGTCGGACGTTGACGGGTTCTATACTGCCAACCCAGCGGATGACCCGACTGCGCAGCGTTTTGACATCGTTGATCGCATCACGCCGGAAATCGAGGCGATGGCGGGCGACGCGGGGTCAGGATTGAGCAAGGGCGGTATGAAAACCAAGCTCATGGCTGCCAAGACCGCGACGGCTGCGGGATGTGCGATGGCAATCACGGAAGGATCGATCATGCGGCCGCTCTCGGCGCTTGAGGAGGGGGCAAACGCCACGTGGTTCGCCGCCCAGACAGACCCGCAAGCCGCGCGCAAAGGCTGGATCACCGCCATGAAACCGCAAGGCAGCGTTACTCTCGACGCAGGTGCTGTAACGGCACTGGCCCGCGGCAAGAGCCTCCTGCCGGCGGGTGTTGTGCAGGTGACCGGAGATTTTGCCCGAGGGGACGCGGTATCCCTGATCGGGCCGGACGGCGCTGTCATCGGCAGCGGTCTGGTCCGCTATGCCGCGGCAGAGGCGCGCGCGATCCAAGGCCACCACAGCCGCGACATCGAGCCATTGCTCGGCTATCCCGGCCGCGCCGCACTCATCCACCGTGACGATATGGCGCTCGGGCGCCTGCCAGAAGAAGTGACTGTAAGCACATGA